The Lathyrus oleraceus cultivar Zhongwan6 chromosome 5, CAAS_Psat_ZW6_1.0, whole genome shotgun sequence genome includes the window TCATCCAGTGGTTCACACGTTCGCACCTCCTCTCGTTCGTGCACACGTGCAACCCTACTTTGAGGACCAACAACACGCCCCAGACTtttcagatgaagatgaggaaaggcAGGAGGACCTAAGAGGGATGAAGGAGAACTACCAGCTGCTTGAGAAGAGATtgagggctatggaaggtgaccaagtttttggtgctacAGCTAAGGAGATGTGCCTGGTGTCCGGTCTTGTGATCCCTGCAAAGTTCAGGACCCCAGATTTCGATAAGTATGAGGGCCACTCGTGTCCTAAGAGTCACCTcattatgtactatcgaaaaatggctgcGCATGTGGAGGATGATAAACTcatgatacattgcttccaggacagcttgaggggtgctccctccaagtggtacttaagccttgatcagAGTAGGATCCGTTGTTTTCAAGACTTATCTGATGCCTTCATCCAACAttacaagtacaacatggatatggccccgGATAGGAGACAACTACTCAGtatgtcccagaaagacaaggagtcttttaaggaatacgcgcaaagatggagggaagtggcctcgcaagtcgaaccacctctggctgagaaggaattagcggattggttcatggatacagttAAACCTGTGTTTTATGAAAGAATGGTAAGTAGTGTATCTGCAAGTTTCTCTGACCTGGTCGCTGTAGGCATAAAGGTCGAACTTGGATTAAAGAATGGAAAGATGATGactacctctgaaacatctggtagtaatgccaaaaagtttcctggaggatttcaaagaaagaaggagggGGATACGAATGCAGTATCAACCAGTCAAAGAAGGAGTCAGTCGTGGAAGAAACAACACCAATTTTCTCAACAACAACCAATTTACCCAGTACAATATGTCCAACAACCGTATGTGGCAGCTGTCACACCAAATTTTAACCAACCACAAGCTTCAGTTTATCAACCTGTTCCTGCTCAACAAGCGCCCGCgccacctgcttatcaacagccGAGGGCACAGGCTCCTCGTCCGCAAAATCCTCAAAATCAAAATAGGGTGCCAAGAAGTAGAGTTCCGTTcgcttcaatccctatgacatacactgaatTGTACCCGTCATTGCTACAAAAAGGGTTAGTGACGCCCAGatctttgggtcctccaccaaatcctttacctccatggtacaatccagatgcccattgtcctttccatgggggtgcccctggacatgatttagaaggatgttatgctctaaagcatattgtgcgagacctGGTCGAGAAAAAGATTCTTTCATTTCGAGACGTcggacccaatgtcaagaacaaccctttgccagcacatggtgatgttaatgccgTCGACGATGCTTCTGATGTGTGTATAATAAAAAACGTGgaagatgttaaaactccgtTGCTAGCGCTTCATGCAGGATTGGTGAGGGCTAGATTGATTGACGCATGTCACGATAGTTGTGAGGAATGTGCCATTCAGCCAAAAggatgtaaagtggtacgaaATGACATTCAGAATTTGATGAATCAAGGTGTTTTACAAATTTCTGGGCCAGCAATAAATGAGGAAGTTTCGGTCATTGAACCTGTTTTTAACATACCAGAACCGTTTGAGGTGACTTATCACAGAAGAGAGGTTGTTCATCCATCACCTGTGGTAGTTTGCATGCCTACCCCATTCCCTTTTGAAAGTACCAAGGCAGTACCCTGGAAGTACGACATAACAGTGGTAGATGGAGTGGTAGATGGAAAGCCCAAAATTGCTGAAAGTAAGGAAGTtttggagaatgttgacaccgACGTCACCAATATCGCAGGGACAAGCAGAatgacccgcagtggtcggatttatactcccaatTTTAATGTGAACCCTCAAGAGCCAACAGGGGGAGCTGCAAATGTAAATCCTACCCCAGAACAGGGAGGGGCACAGTCGGCTgtgcaaacagatgaagcaagtgagttcctaaggataataatgaaatctgactacaagatagttgatcagttaCACCAAACGccatcaaaaatatctatcttgtctttgcttctgaattccgaAGCTCATAGGGAAGCTCTACTAAAAGTGCTTgctcaggctcatgttacccaggatataacggttggccaattcgatggagtggtcgccaatatcacagcctgcaacactCTAAGTTTCAGTAATGAAAAGTTGCCCAAAgaggggaagaatcacaaccgcgCCTTGCATGTGTCCATAAAATGTCAAGAAGATGCTCTAGCTAGAGTTTtagtggacactggatcatccctcaatgttctaccaaagagggcacttGCTAAATTGTCTTATCAAGGTTCGGAGTTGAAACCTAGTGCGCTTGtggtgaaagcttttgatggctctcgaaggacagtagttggggaggtagagtTACCAATACAGATcggaccgcatgtattccccatcaattttCAAGTCATGGATATAAATCCAgcttatagctgccttttgggacgcccatggatacatgccgctggggcagtaacttctactctacatcaaaagatgaagttcgttgtcgataacaaactcgttattgtctcaggtgaagaggactttatcatcagtcaactctcctctttccgttatattgaggctgatgaggatgccttagaaacCTCCTTTCAAGCCCTTGAAATATCCAATGCTACACTTGAAGAGGCTAAGGATCCTGTTGAGAAAGCTAGTTTGTCATTCGCTTCTTTGAAGAACGCAAAgtcagcagttgaaagtggaggccctgcaggttgggggcaagttatcaacgtcaatgagaaaaatgaccgttttggtttggggtacaagccttctgctaatggaggagccctggtccctgcaaaggaccaTGTGCGGAGCATTCAAGAAGTTTTCCTAAGCAaaggatttatccatggagaacaagttggtgcagtggaagatgacactgaagatggagaGACATCAAATCTGATATACCGGTGTGAAGCAGCCTTGACAAACTGGGAAGCGGTTGAGATTCCAAaagtttttcctgtgtcaaagtaattgttgttttcctttgtgtgttttttgaaaatccttagctctacccaaggctaatggatcatttgtagggccccttttgaatttcgaaaaaatcattatgacaaataacgagcattttgttcaaattcttgtcgttcatttatctgtttttttttaaaatggcaatcctttcaaaaactacaaaaatattttttttacttctttttgcattttatttccatttttctaaagaaaaccatcattaaaaaacatgcagaataatcaataaaccagttgaattcgatgaccccgctacttcctataattttgaactccccatctaccaagcggaagaggagagtgaggaagattgtgatttcccagaagaactggaaaggatgctcgagcacgagtcaaaggcccttcagccacatcaagaaccagtggaaacaatcaaccttggcatTGAAGAggacaagaaagaggtcaaagttgggactacacttgaggcaagcatcaaggaaagattgatcaagttgctacatgaatatgtagatgtatttgcttggtcatatcaggatatgccaggtttagatactgacattgttgtccacaagttaccactacagccagattgtccgccagtgaagcagaagctccgaagaacaagacccgacatggctctaaagatttgtgacgaggtgaaacgtcaatttgatgccggttttctagcagttgcaaagtaccctcaatgggtagctaacatagtacctgtacccaaaaaggatggcaaggtcaggatgtgtgttgattatagggatctaaacaaagctagtccaaaggacgatttccccctgccacatattgacactctggtagacaacactgctaagttcgcagtcttctcctttatggacggattctcgggttataatcaaatcaagatggatccagaagacatggaaaagaccacattcatcaccccttggggaacattttgctacaaggtaatgcccttcggtctcaaaaatgctggggcaacttaccaaagagcaatggtcactcttttccatgacatgatgcataaggaaattgaggtttatgtggatgatatgattgcaaaatctcaaagtgaagaggatcacatagaccacttgcaaaagctatttgagcgtcttcggaaatttcgactacgactaaatcctgctaaatgcacctttggtgtccgatctggaaagttgcttggtttcattgttagtcaacgaggaattgaggtagatcccgacaaggtccgagctatacaagagatgcctgctccacgcaccgagcgagaggttagaggcttcctgggacgtttgaattatatctcgaggtttatctcacatatgacggccacatgtgagcctatcttcaaattgctcagaaaagatcaagcagttgaatggaattctgactGTCAAATGGCTTTTGATAAGATcggacaatacctgcaagagccccctattctaattccacctgttcaggggagaccactctttatgtacttaaccgtgcttgaaaagtcaatgggatgtgtgttgggacaacatgacgaaaccggtcgaaaggaacatgctatctactatctaagtaagagatttaccgattgtgaaacccgatactcactcttggagaaaacttgttgcgctttagcatgggccgctcgtcgtctaagacaatacatgatttgccacactactttgttgatctcaaaaatggatccaataaagtacatctttgaaaagcctgctttgactggaagacttgcccgttggcagatgttattatctgagtacGACATTCAATACGTGTCtcaaaaagccatcaaaggaagtgtgttgtctgattaTCTAGCAAACCAGCCCGTGGAAGATTACCAGccgttgaagtttgacttcccggATGAAGACATTATGGTTGTAAAAGACTGTGAAGtcccaggacttgatgaaggacctgagcccggatctcggtggaagctcatgtttgatggttcctccaactacatggggcatggcgtaggagctgtcctgttgaatccaaatggtggatacactcccttcacagcaaggttgtgttttgattgcacgaacaatatagcagaatatgaggcgtgcatcctaggcattgaagcagccattgatctccgaatcaaaatccttgaagtatgtggagattcagccttggtgatatatcaagtcaagggcgaatgggaaacccgtgataccaagttgatcccatatcgtgcctatgtcatggaattaataaaatactttgacgaaatcactttccgtcatatcccgagaactgagaatcaaattgctgatgctttggctatgttggcttcaatgtaccaggtcagattccataatgaagcacctctcattcaaatcgagcggaaagttgagcctgcctactgccagtcagttgaagaggaagccgatggtaaaccctggtttcacgacatcaagtgctttttgcaaaatcaagaatatccaacagatgccacaacccttgacaagaaaacattgaggaagttagcatccaaattcttcttaagcaatggtgtgttgtacaagagaaatcacgacatgattctgctcagatgcgtggatggacgtgAAGCGGACATGCTGATCAaggaaattcatgaaggatcctttggaacgcatgccaatgggcatgccatggccaagaagattttgagagctggttattactggttgaccatggaatccgactgtttcaattatgctagaaaatgtcataaatgccaaatctatgccgacaaggtacacgtgcctccgaccctgctaaatgttttgacgtcaccttggcctttctcaatgtggggcatcgacatgattggcgccatcgagcctaaagcttccaatggtcaccgcttcatcctggttgccattgattactttaccaaatgggtggaagccgcctcttatgctaatgtgacaaaacaagtggttgcacggtttctcaagaaagagatcatttgccgttatggaattccaagccggatcatcacagataatgggacgaatctgaacaataagaccatgaaggaattatgcgagagcttcaagattgagcaccataactcttcaccatatcgtccaaagatgaatggcgctgttgaagccgctaataaaaacatcaagaaaatcctgcagaaaatggtgaagacctataaggattggcacgagataCTACCCTTTGCATTGCATGGATATcggacttccgtccgcacttcaacaggggcaaccccattctctttggtatatgggatggaagcagttctcccaattgaagtagagataccttcaatgagaatcttgatggagaccaagctagaagaggctgagtggattcaaaatagatttgatcagttgaacctcatagatgagaagcgattgacttctttgtgccatggacaattataccAGAAATGGCTCAAAAGGGCCTTTGACAAGAAAGTgcgtgttcgggaattcagagaaggagacctcgtgcttaagaagatcttgccaatacacaaggattcacgtgggaagtggactccaaattatgaaggcccatatgttgtgaagaaagctttctccggaggtgccttgattctcacaactatggatgatgaagagctctcacaccccgtgaactctgatgcagttaaaaaatactatgcctagtaaaaacccgctaaatcgaaaacctgaaagggcaatttaggcaaaaaaagggtatcccggtggactgaaaacccgaaagggcggtccaggcaaaagttagggatgaataaaaatggtagctcgctaagttgaaaacctgaaaaggcgacttaggcaaaaaggagcgtcccggtggatcgaaaacccgaaagggcgatccaggcaaaagttagggacataaaggcataaactgcatcagttgttactgatttacaccgaagaatttgaggtggaagattaATCCAGTCACTCCCCTCAGAAGCAAGGTTTTGGGAAGTCATATCTAGTAgggatgttagtggtcactgaattcaatgtaaacctttccttattgccattttcaaaaaaatgtaacactctatggagctacgtcatttgtgtgctaccattcttgaataaaatacaagttttcccAATCATTGTTAATTTGTGTTCATCTATGCTcttctttgttatgcaaaatgtcatttatttgttaataatgaaattttgaaacttggaaaaagaatttgaaaCTTAGAACAAATTTACTTTGATACATGTGAAAATCgaaggaaaatcatttgtttccccAAAAGCCTCAAGGTTGCATAAATATTCCAGGATCACCAACAAAAGTCCCCATGGAATGTAACTCATTAATCCTCAGGAAGGATGGACTTTTGGttatttataactgtcaatcaTGATAGTTTCTCCTCTGGATGCGCCTGTTAATTGCACGAgtatgagttattggtgttgatAAATCAGAATCTCTGTCTTTACAAACACCCAGTCTGccaagtgtcagcattctcataatcatgatcattcatatatcatgcattcaaatcatgcatagccgaaatgtacttcgtgctcattttgcattgacccaggtcttgttgtcgatcctagatcctttgacctctaattccagcttgtctttggtatccctaaaccaacatccggttttcccggtcattttcaagtccaatggttgttggcaaaatccgttaaaagctggttgtagtccattgcttacggtcaaagcCCAATTGTTGctattccggggtccggtcatacttgaacctgctctgaagattctttgttcaatcctattcaggtcatatgtgaacctgttgttgaacctttttattccggggtccggtcatacttgaacctgctctgaagattctttgttcaatcctattcaggtcatatgtgaacctgttgttgaacctttttattccggggtccggtcatacttgaacctgctctgaagattctttgttcaatcctattcaggtcatatgtgaacctgttgttgaacctttttattccggggtccggtcatacttgaacctactctgaagattctttgttcaatcctattcaggtcatatgtgaacctgttgttgaacctttttattccggggtccggtcatacttgaacctgctctgaagattctttgttcaatcctattcaggtcatatatgaacctgttg containing:
- the LOC127079525 gene encoding uncharacterized protein LOC127079525, producing MPEEGPFVSKELKPFQKLASLTSSHVRWYIRDWETENVIVSIGDFPNVPLIGTKGCINYNPMLSLRQHGYPMNGPPKAKALEPFILHGVEADHPMVKKIKRSWQAVIRKGKELENGNLKDDQQKKDKELEVSNKRARESEARREKFGQALYSTKSVFKSKEEELDRALLRIQKLNKTLELTLEMKREARLISEIRTRELENTIQKYKDTLEREKLKTEEYWRNLYRDIEVTKAEDVRIIQDLQGLYTEWKGKFLKLSGFASSIMRELPEKLQEADWCIARQRMADQEHELERVSSELEDLRGNMGQVMEILQVIRAKLDTQTTVVSEIAGPSIEPQPARAVPTTWPTYGLPPGFTPTVEGAPGFAPPAQQTAPLPTINENHPVVHTFAPPLVRAHVQPYFEDQQHAPDFSDEDEERQEDLRGMKENYQLLEKRLRAMEGDQVFGATAKEMCLVSGLVIPAKFRTPDFDKYEGHSCPKRLVRARLIDACHDSCEECAIQPKGCKVVRNDIQNLMNQGVLQISGPAINEEVSVIEPVFNIPEPFEVTYHRREVVHPSPVVVCMPTPFPFESTKAVPWKYDITVVDGVVDGKPKIAESKEVLENVDTDVTNIAGTSRMTRSGRIYTPNFNVNPQEPTGGAANVNPTPEQGGAQSAVQTDEATCNTLSFSNEKLPKEGKNHNRALHVSIKCQEDALARVLVDTGSSLNVLPKRALAKLSYQGSELKPSALVLLHEYVDVFAWSYQDMPGLDTDIVVHKLPLQPDCPPVKQKLRRTRPDMALKICDEVKRQFDAGFLAVAKYPQWVANIVPVPKKDGKVRMCVDYRDLNKASPKDDFPLPHIDTLVDNTAKFAVFSFMDGFSGYNQIKMDPEDMEKTTFITPWGTFCYKVMPFGLKNAGATYQRAMVTLFHDMMHKEIEVYVDDMIAKSQSEEDHIDHLQKLFERLRKFRLRLNPAKCTFGVRSGKLLGFIVSQRGIEVDPDKVRAIQEMPAPRTEREVRGFLGRLNYISRFISHMTATCEPIFKLLRKDQAVEWNSDCQMAFDKIGQYLQEPPILIPPVQGRPLFMYLTVLEKSMGCVLGQHDETGRKEHAIYYLSKRFTDCETRYSLLEKTCCALAWAARRLRQYMICHTTLLISKMDPIKYIFEKPALTGRLARWQMLLSEYDIQYVSQKAIKGSVLSDYLANQPVEDYQPLKFDFPDEDIMVVKDCEVPGLDEGPEPGSRWKLMFDARLCFDCTNNIAEYEACILGIEAAIDLRIKILEVCGDSALVIYQVKGEWETRDTKLIPYRAYVMELIKYFDEITFRHIPRTENQIADALAMLASMYQVRFHNEAPLIQIERKVEPAYCQSVEEEADGKPWFHDIKCFLQNQEYPTDATTLDKKTLRKLASKFFLSNGVLYKRNHDMILLRCVDGREADMLIKEIHEGSFGTHANGHAMAKKILRAVNVLTSPWPFSMWGIDMIGAIEPKASNGHRFILVAIDYFTKWVEAASYANVTKQVVARFLKKEIICRYGIPSRIITDNGTNLNNKTMKELCESFKIEHHNSSPYRPKMNGAVEAANKNIKKILVYGMEAVLPIEVEIPSMRILMETKLEEAEWIQNRFDQLNLIDEKRLTSLCHGQLYQKWLKRAFDKKVRVREFREGDLVLKKILPIHKDSRGKWTPNYEGPYVVKKAFSGGALILTTMDDEELSHPVNSDAVKK